Part of the Fusarium musae strain F31 chromosome 3, whole genome shotgun sequence genome, AGTGAACACGAACGACATCAGAGACCGAAGCACCAGCATCCTTCAATGCGGCAGCGATGTTGATCATGGTCTGATCGGCCTGCTCGGCAACATCTGAGGAAATCTCTCCAGTCTTATAGTCATATCTGCAACATTTAGCCGCTTTCGAGTTCTCAATAAGAGTGGACTTGCTCACCCAGTGGTACCACTGACAGAAACCCAATCGCCAGTCACGACAGCTCGTGAATATCCGATGAGCTCTTCAAAGGCAGAGCCAGAGCTGATGTTCTGACGGGAAGTCATTGCAATTGAGTTGAGTATTAATGAT contains:
- a CDS encoding hypothetical protein (EggNog:ENOG41), which translates into the protein MTSRQNISSGSAFEELIGYSRAVVTGDWVSVSGTTGYDYKTGEISSDVAEQADQTMINIAAALKDAGASVSDVVRVHYILPDRDDFPKTWPVLKKWFGDVRPAATMIQSSLMKEEMKIEIEVTARIGCGDKKD